CCACCAGGCGCTGGTACATCTCCACGCCGATCATCTCATAGAGCGCGTCGTAGAGCGGCCGCAGGTACGGATCCACCTTGCTCTGCAGATCGCCAGGCAGAAAGCCCAGCTTCTCGCCCGCCTCCACGGCGGGGCGGGTCAGGATGATGCGGGTGACCTCTTTATTCTTCAGCGCCAGCACCGCCATGGCCATGGCCAGGTAGGTTTTGCCTGTGCCCGCTGGGCCGATGCCAAACACCACCGTGTTTTTGCGGATGGCGTCCACGTAGCGCTGCTGGCCGGGCGTCTTGCAGCGGATGGGCTTGCCGCGGTAGGTGACCAGCACCATGTCGTGCATGATCTCCTCGATCATATCCCCCTTGCCCTCCTGGGCCAGCGCCAGCGCGTAGCGGATGGATCCGCGGTCGATGGTTTCCCCCCGCGCCACGCCGGGCAGCAGCTTTTCCAGCACCAGACGCGCCTGCGCCACCTTATCGGCGGGGCCGCGCAGTTCCACCGCGCTGTCACGCGCCGCCACGTCCACGCCCATCTCCTCCTGGATCAGGCGGACGTTTTCATCAAAACTGCCAAAGAGCTGGCGCACCTGCTCCATCGATTCCACCTCAATGGTGCTGGTGATCATCTCCTCGGGCAATTGAAGCGAACCTTCCTGCAACAAAAGCAAAGGACCTCCCTTGAAAAAATGGTGTGTATCTTGCATCAGCCGGCCGGCGTTGGCGTGGGCACGGGATGCTCCGCGCGCCACTGCGCCTCGTCAAAGGGCACGGTTTCGCCGATCTCCTGCCGGGTGGTGGCGGTGTAGCGCACGATGAGCTTGTTTTCCCGGGTCTCGCTCTGCACATGCTCCTCAATGACGCTGACCCCCTCGGGAATCTGCGCCTCCGCCTGGGCCTTGGCGACCTTGAGCGCCTCCTGCTGCAGCCGCTCCAT
Above is a window of Maliibacterium massiliense DNA encoding:
- a CDS encoding PhoH family protein; amino-acid sequence: MITSTIEVESMEQVRQLFGSFDENVRLIQEEMGVDVAARDSAVELRGPADKVAQARLVLEKLLPGVARGETIDRGSIRYALALAQEGKGDMIEEIMHDMVLVTYRGKPIRCKTPGQQRYVDAIRKNTVVFGIGPAGTGKTYLAMAMAVLALKNKEVTRIILTRPAVEAGEKLGFLPGDLQSKVDPYLRPLYDALYEMIGVEMYQRLVERGAIEIAPLAYMRGRTLNDAFVILDEGQNTSPEQMKMFLTRLGFGSKMIVTGDVTQIDLPEQRKSGLVEASRVLQNVPGVSVMELTHRDVVRHELVQAIIQAYDRYERRKKEGRRP